In one Thiovulum sp. ES genomic region, the following are encoded:
- a CDS encoding ATPase component of ABC transporters with duplicated ATPase domain (PFAM: ABC transporter), translated as GFSNSPIFDNFLIMCKKMTLLNLIEISKQYDIKKILDSISFALNEGDRISIIGKNGAGKSTIMRIVAGEENPDSGEKIVSNGIEIKMLPQNPTFPDGISVREAIEISLVEIQKVKKEFDEVTLKLAEDFENSELLNLHAKLSSFLDHYSAWNLDDKVERILNEFKLKDMENRSVQTLSGGEIRRVALAGLLLQKPDILLLDEPTNHLDVYMVEFLEEMILREKFTLLFISHDRYFIDQIATRTIEIEDGKVREFRGGYESYIQQKNQLILNMQKQHENLLKFLKQENEWYARGVKARVKRNEGRKARLLNLREQAKSNPSLIRKMHLELEREKKNFQQEKSVNRQKMLFELHNISKSLGNKNLIADFTYRILQRDRIAIVGQNGTGKSTLLKLLLGKMEVDKGKVERGEFKIGYFDQHRELLDDSKNLIETFCPFGGDRVTVRGSSIHVYGYLKQFLFPREFLDKKIGVLSGGEKNRVALALLFTKDIDCLILDEPTNDLDIATINILEEQLQNFHGAVIIVSHDRYFVDKVAKKLLIFKGAGEIEESYQEYTEYLQIEREIINLQNLENDFKVEKEKEKAKEKPKHKKERLSFAEKKILDEYPPMIEKMETEIDNLENCLSNPDCYQRKGLSEVSKEFDEVKEKYEEIVEKYLEIEEKRENLE; from the coding sequence AGGTTTTAGTAACTCTCCTATTTTTGATAATTTTCTTATAATGTGCAAAAAGATGACACTACTTAATTTAATTGAAATTTCAAAACAATATGACATAAAAAAGATTTTAGATTCGATTTCGTTTGCATTGAACGAGGGCGATCGAATTTCGATAATTGGAAAAAACGGGGCGGGAAAATCTACAATTATGAGAATAGTTGCAGGTGAAGAGAATCCAGATAGCGGTGAAAAAATTGTTTCAAACGGTATTGAGATAAAAATGTTGCCACAAAATCCAACTTTTCCTGACGGTATTTCAGTCCGAGAAGCTATTGAGATTTCACTTGTGGAAATCCAAAAAGTGAAAAAAGAGTTTGATGAGGTTACTTTAAAACTTGCTGAAGATTTTGAGAATTCAGAACTTTTAAATTTACATGCAAAACTCTCTTCATTTTTGGATCATTATTCTGCTTGGAATTTAGATGATAAAGTTGAACGAATTTTAAATGAGTTTAAGTTGAAAGATATGGAAAATCGAAGTGTTCAAACTCTTTCGGGTGGTGAAATTCGGAGAGTTGCTCTTGCAGGACTTTTGCTACAAAAACCAGATATTTTGCTTCTTGACGAACCGACAAACCACTTAGATGTTTATATGGTGGAGTTTCTTGAAGAGATGATTTTGCGAGAAAAATTCACTCTGCTTTTTATTTCACACGATAGATACTTTATTGATCAAATTGCAACTCGGACAATTGAGATTGAAGATGGAAAAGTTCGCGAATTTCGTGGCGGATATGAAAGTTATATTCAACAGAAAAACCAACTTATATTGAATATGCAAAAACAACACGAAAACTTGTTGAAATTTTTGAAACAGGAAAATGAATGGTATGCTCGTGGAGTCAAAGCACGGGTCAAGAGAAATGAGGGACGAAAAGCTAGGCTTTTAAATTTGAGAGAACAGGCAAAAAGCAACCCTTCTTTGATCCGAAAAATGCACCTTGAATTAGAAAGAGAAAAGAAAAACTTCCAGCAAGAAAAAAGTGTAAATAGACAAAAAATGCTTTTTGAACTTCACAATATTTCTAAAAGTTTGGGAAACAAGAACCTCATCGCTGATTTTACTTACCGAATTTTACAGAGAGATAGAATAGCAATTGTTGGACAAAATGGAACTGGAAAATCTACACTTTTAAAACTGCTGTTGGGAAAAATGGAAGTTGATAAAGGAAAAGTAGAACGGGGTGAATTTAAAATTGGATATTTTGACCAACATCGAGAGCTTTTAGACGACTCAAAAAATCTGATTGAAACTTTTTGTCCTTTTGGTGGCGACCGTGTTACAGTTCGTGGTAGCTCAATACATGTTTATGGATATTTGAAACAATTCTTATTTCCTCGTGAATTTCTTGATAAGAAAATTGGTGTTCTTTCAGGTGGTGAAAAAAATCGTGTCGCTCTCGCCCTCCTTTTTACAAAAGATATTGATTGCTTAATTCTTGATGAACCGACGAATGATTTGGATATTGCGACAATAAATATTCTTGAAGAACAGCTTCAAAATTTTCACGGTGCAGTTATTATTGTTTCTCACGACCGTTATTTTGTGGATAAAGTCGCAAAGAAACTTTTAATTTTTAAAGGTGCGGGTGAAATCGAAGAGTCGTATCAAGAATATACAGAGTATCTGCAAATTGAACGAGAAATTATAAATTTACAAAATCTTGAGAATGATTTTAAAGTGGAGAAAGAGAAAGAAAAAGCTAAAGAGAAGCCAAAACATAAAAAAGAGAGATTAAGTTTTGCTGAAAAGAAAATCCTCGATGAGTATCCTCCGATGATTGAAAAAATGGAAACTGAAATCGACAATTTAGAAAATTGTCTTTCAAATCCTGATTGCTATCAAAGAAAAGGACTTTCTGAAGTTTCTAAAGAGTTCGATGAGGTCAAAGAGAAATATGAGGAAATTGTTGAAAAATATCTGGAAATTGAAGAGAAAAGAGAAAATTTAGAGTAG
- a CDS encoding outer membrane porin, OprD family (PFAM: outer membrane porin, OprD family), whose translation MNKLSLSLLTSSLIFSSSLLAEVEMPEKHVSKRTLAGNMNITYKVLPSEVDSFSEMFEKGIFYGRLRFHAFNWDWSDDEKQTDNHALGVGGSIVYKTGKFNGLSATAGLYTSQNPFYRMDNDEVGSVKAGKDTFSRNKVKSGEDWGITVLGESYLQYDVVKTSIKAGRQMFHSVFTKSNDTKMIPNTFDGISVESKGDIKNTNLQFAYFNAQKLRDHTHSHDVITFKDSEENNWNNNDDSAIHKGLSYENFKANGDDVSHSLIIGTAETKFAGLQVVGSYLTVPDVLSQGVLEAHYKIKAGDWSVAPGFRYMMQMDDGGGEVGGASLTGALASWKEGDDKLGYSDPKSLDGSLIAGRVVIADKKKTTKILAGYSQISDDADIVAPWRGFPTGGYTRAMAQYNWVANTSSWMVQGTYDFGKAGMVEGFKLSARYASMDFDDEKAKASADRDIIHIDMWKKFKSLPDFEFKFRTGIVSSDSGGEYNKADTSYNEYRVEMNYLF comes from the coding sequence ATGAATAAATTGAGCTTGTCTCTACTCACTTCTTCTTTAATTTTTTCATCTTCACTTTTAGCGGAAGTTGAAATGCCTGAAAAACATGTTTCAAAAAGAACACTTGCAGGAAACATGAACATTACATATAAAGTTTTGCCATCAGAAGTTGATTCATTTTCTGAAATGTTTGAAAAAGGTATTTTCTACGGTCGATTAAGATTTCATGCTTTTAATTGGGATTGGTCAGACGATGAAAAACAGACAGACAATCATGCTCTTGGTGTAGGTGGAAGTATTGTTTATAAAACAGGAAAGTTTAACGGACTTTCTGCAACTGCTGGACTTTATACTTCACAAAATCCTTTTTACAGAATGGATAATGATGAAGTTGGAAGTGTAAAAGCTGGAAAAGATACTTTCTCAAGAAACAAAGTAAAATCTGGTGAAGATTGGGGAATTACTGTTCTTGGTGAAAGCTACTTACAATATGATGTTGTAAAAACATCTATTAAAGCTGGTCGGCAAATGTTCCACTCTGTTTTCACAAAATCGAATGATACAAAAATGATTCCAAACACTTTTGATGGTATTTCAGTTGAAAGCAAAGGCGATATTAAAAATACAAATTTACAATTTGCCTATTTCAATGCTCAGAAATTGAGAGATCACACTCACTCTCACGATGTTATTACATTTAAAGATAGTGAAGAAAACAACTGGAATAATAATGATGACTCAGCAATTCACAAAGGTTTGAGTTATGAGAATTTCAAAGCAAACGGTGATGATGTTTCTCATAGTTTAATTATTGGAACAGCAGAAACAAAATTTGCGGGTCTTCAAGTTGTTGGTTCATACTTAACTGTTCCTGATGTTTTAAGCCAAGGAGTTTTAGAAGCTCATTACAAAATTAAAGCAGGTGATTGGTCAGTTGCTCCAGGTTTTCGATACATGATGCAAATGGACGACGGTGGTGGAGAAGTTGGTGGAGCTTCTTTAACTGGTGCATTAGCAAGTTGGAAAGAGGGTGATGATAAATTAGGATATTCTGATCCAAAAAGTCTTGACGGTTCTTTAATTGCAGGTCGTGTTGTTATTGCAGATAAAAAGAAGACGACAAAAATTCTTGCTGGATATTCTCAAATTTCAGATGATGCGGATATCGTAGCTCCGTGGAGAGGTTTCCCAACTGGCGGATATACTCGTGCAATGGCACAATACAACTGGGTTGCAAACACATCTTCTTGGATGGTTCAGGGTACTTATGATTTTGGAAAAGCGGGAATGGTTGAAGGCTTTAAACTTTCTGCAAGATATGCTTCAATGGACTTTGATGATGAAAAAGCAAAAGCGAGTGCCGACCGAGATATTATTCATATCGATATGTGGAAAAAGTTCAAATCACTCCCAGATTTTGAATTCAAATTTAGAACTGGAATTGTAAGCAGTGATTCTGGTGGAGAATATAACAAAGCGGATACTTCTTACAACGAATACAGAGTTGAAATGAATTACCTCTTTTAA
- a CDS encoding Chemotaxis signal transduction protein CheW (PFAM: CheW-like domain) has translation MSGKLQEVVNKQNEQQNIDTISEEEILQLVSFVVGEEEFAIPILTIQEIIKPIEHTRVPRTPEFVLGVFNLRGSVIPLIDLRVKFGVEAKGKTEDMRYIVLKDDGETAGFVIDRLNQAIRIEKSKIDPAPEATSQDKSLIEGVGKQNDRIITILRVPKLLERDF, from the coding sequence ATGAGTGGAAAACTACAAGAAGTTGTAAATAAGCAAAACGAACAACAAAATATTGACACTATCAGCGAAGAAGAGATTCTTCAACTCGTAAGTTTCGTTGTTGGTGAAGAGGAATTTGCGATTCCAATTCTTACAATTCAAGAGATTATTAAACCGATTGAACATACAAGAGTTCCAAGAACTCCTGAATTTGTTCTTGGTGTTTTCAATCTTCGGGGTAGTGTAATTCCTCTTATCGATTTACGAGTTAAATTTGGTGTTGAGGCAAAAGGCAAAACTGAAGATATGCGATATATCGTTCTTAAAGACGATGGAGAAACTGCTGGTTTCGTAATTGATAGATTGAATCAAGCTATCAGAATTGAAAAAAGTAAAATCGATCCTGCACCAGAAGCAACTTCACAAGACAAGAGCCTTATTGAGGGAGTTGGAAAACAAAACGATAGAATTATCACAATTCTACGAGTTCCAAAACTTCTCGAAAGAGACTTCTAA
- a CDS encoding ABC-type spermidine/putrescine transport system, ATPase component (PFAM: ABC transporter) produces MIYIDINKKLHGSSGEMNFKISLEIEKGDFVAITGKSGSGKTTLLRSIAGLEKSFGEIRIDDTIFQNEKRFLPPQKRNIGFLFQSYALFPNMTVLENLLYVKKDKQLAQHLLKITELENLKNRYPNSLSGGQKQRVSLSRALMNRPKILLLDEPFSALDEDIQVKLQDELKLLHHEFETTTIMVTHSRREVERLSNRVISIENGKIISDKTPEKNRTKIISKTENHENLILEIETEGKILNLEIPKKDLNKL; encoded by the coding sequence ATGATTTATATTGATATAAACAAAAAACTTCACGGTAGTAGCGGGGAGATGAATTTTAAAATCTCTTTGGAAATAGAGAAAGGTGATTTCGTTGCAATTACTGGAAAAAGTGGTAGCGGAAAAACGACACTTCTTCGCTCAATTGCGGGACTAGAAAAAAGCTTTGGTGAAATTCGCATTGATGATACAATTTTTCAAAATGAGAAAAGATTTCTCCCTCCACAAAAACGAAACATCGGTTTTCTCTTTCAAAGTTATGCACTTTTTCCAAATATGACGGTTTTGGAAAACCTTCTTTATGTCAAAAAAGATAAACAACTTGCACAGCACTTATTAAAAATTACTGAATTGGAAAATTTAAAGAATCGCTATCCAAACTCTTTAAGTGGCGGACAAAAACAGCGAGTTTCCCTCTCTCGTGCTTTGATGAATCGCCCAAAAATTCTGCTTCTTGACGAACCTTTTTCAGCACTCGATGAAGATATTCAAGTAAAATTACAAGATGAGTTAAAACTTTTACATCACGAATTTGAGACAACAACAATTATGGTTACACATAGTCGTCGAGAAGTTGAAAGATTGTCAAACAGGGTAATTAGTATCGAAAATGGAAAAATTATCTCTGACAAAACTCCAGAAAAAAATAGAACAAAAATTATTTCTAAAACCGAGAATCATGAAAACTTAATTTTAGAAATTGAGACCGAAGGAAAAATTCTAAATTTAGAGATTCCTAAAAAAGATTTAAATAAACTTTAA